The following nucleotide sequence is from Vanessa cardui chromosome 3, ilVanCard2.1, whole genome shotgun sequence.
AGCTTGGGACTTTTAATACTCTCGCACCTCTAAAAAACGTAAAAATTCATACCAATAAACATTTTCCGATTGCGtcggaataaaaaataaaaataaattaaaaaagcttCTCTGTGTTTGCAAATATACTCCAGCCTAATAGGTCCCGTACTATAAACATAAGTGAACTCTTTATTCCACTGCTCTCTTAACGCAATGGGCAATTCAGGAGTTTTTCAATATAACTACTAAGAAAAAGTAAGTacttatagatatataattaatagtcCAGAGCCTAAACTCCTTTTTAAGGAGTAGGTTTGGAGCTCCACTGTAGGTTACCTTCATCACCAAACACGATAGAGTTATAAGATAGAGTGATATATCGAGTtataaattaggcacatgaCGATTCAGTGGCACTCTGCCAGGCGGAGCCATCACAACTCTTCAACTAAATATACttaacaaaataagaaataaaaaaacttgtatGAGACAACTAAAAGAAACCTAGttacatgtataatttatttattatataaataaaaatgaaagctTTACAAAATGATTTACATTTACCATGAAACAaccaaatagaaaatattttaaggtattGATGTTAAATGTTGTGATCAGAATTTGTGTTTCCGTAATCACTACGGATtttacacacatacatttttttaaatgtcaattaaaatgaTTCTTTTACAAATAACTCGAAATTTCCGAATTTGGTAGCCCTGGATATGCTAATAGGTGTTATGGTATTGTTTAGTAGGAGATAGCAAAATAAATGCTGCTAATTCTTTTATTAGTAATACTTTTGACCGAGCTGTCATTAATTTGCATTCATACAGACAATAACGGGAATTTATGTAAACAATCGGGACGCAATCTTCTAGATGGCTCTGTCGTTACTAGATGTGTCACGAATTCCGCGGCGTGTCGGCGTGTGAGTCGGTGTGTGTGTCGGTCTTGTCGGCGAGCGCGGCGTCGGTCAGGAAGGCGGCGATAGTGCGCGCGGGGCGGCCGGCGGCGCGTCCGGCCCGCAGGTACACGGCGCCGCCCGCGCGCACTCCTGACGTGTCCACGTGTAGCCACTCGCCGCACACGAAGTGCTGACATTAAGAtctcttttttttatggcttttctttgtgccaagagggcacagattatttcgccaatgtcacgtgcgacaTAAAGATCTCACGACGTTATCAATttcattttgacgacctccatggtcgagtggtgtgtacaccggttttcatgggtacgccactttgaggtcccaggttcgattccgttacttctgatttccataacacaagtgctttagctacttacattgggatcagagtaatgtatgtgatgttgtttcatatttatttatttttcatcttaTATACTATACTTCTTATGAGTTCAGTTCGACTATATTTtggaagttttatttatagaggCAATACCTTTTATATCCAAAAAGAACAGCTACTATCACAATGTTCAGTCAGAATTATACCAGTTTTGTAATATGCAATTACTAAATTATCTcatattaatgtgtattttaatcaaaatcattcCAAGAATGAAACTAGAACCCACAAACGAATTACTACCTAACTAATAACATCATTACATTACCTTTAAGAAAGCTGCCCCCTTACAAATAGTAGCTGTTCCTGAGCCTTTGTTCCTCAAGTCAACAGATGGATCATCTGAAATTAAAAACTGCTAACTTCGAGTCAAAATCATGATCATGAGAGAGAACCCAACTTAGAATTTTtggaaacttttattttaaaacctttaaTACTCTTAAAGTAACAAGGTCGTATGTACCTCAATCTAATTCATGATGAGATACTTCTTTCTTATTAAGTGAAACCTCTGAAATGGTGAATAGTTAGGAAAAAGCACAGTAGCATCCCATTTAGGAATCTGCATCTAAATCTGATCCTGTTCATTATAATAGATCAGTACTATAATGTCCCCAAGTGTTCTCACTTCTCACCTCGCACTTGTCTGCGGTAGTAGTCCCACAGCGGAAGGCGCCACAGGCGGTCGCCCGTGCGCGCGCCCGCGTCTCTCGCGCCGCGACACACGTGCTCACTATTCGTGAACACGCATGCGCATGCGCACGACGCGCCCACGGCTGACaacaagaatatattcatttggaAAACTAACCccagataatttaaataaatcatatataacTGATTTCATCGTCTCATTACTTTAAATCTtctataacaaaaaatgtaaagaatagGCAAATAGAGAAGAAAAGTAGGAAAGAACTAAGTAGGTAAGCCCATTTcggtatttcattatttatatttaacggtTAAGGTAAATATAAAGGCACCATACACAACAAAATCATAGTTCAAAATTGTACAGCACTCAAATAATATCCAGTAATGCGATACCTTACAATTCAGttactaaaaaaatcttaaagaaGTATTTAGTATATGGTACTTAAGTATACAATTACATACGTGCGAGAGAGGCGACGTCAATTACGAGCGAGGGCTTGTACATAGCCTGTCCGTATACCAGTGCGTCTGCCAGCAGCAACTGACTTTCTAGATCTGTATCCTCCACCTGataattgtatatgaaatatttattgtatcattGTAATGTGCCTTTTAGCCATAATCACTCATACTTTCTAGCATGAATATTTCCAATCATACTCCTGCCTttatcctaattttatttggggtcggcgcagagTGTCtgcttccatacttctctgtcacaagttacattatttctaaccatatcgtctttcacccAATTCATCCATCGTTTCTCTTGCATGAATATTGATGACTACAAAATTCACTAACTccaaaaaatagaataaaagctATGAAACAATTTCTTTGgaaacttattataaaagtcAGAGTTACCTATACACGTTCACGGGATAAAGACAGTTGTttagtttttaacttttttaatactaaGACCAATAAAGACTAATGCAAGGAATATTGGGAAGCGACCTGCATGTGTAAGCCGTTGAGTGCGGGCAGTACATCTCCCGGTTTGAGACAGTGTCCGCTAACAAGCTGCTCGCACAGCGGTATCACGGCGCGCACATGTATCGGCACCTTGGATAACAAAGCTAACGGTCTTTTACTATTCTAGTACATAAACggaaagttatattattaaaatagatatttcatGATGTTCATGATAGAGAATTATGTAACCTTGAGGATCGCGAGTGTCCGTATCACCGCGAGTACGACAGCCGCGCCCGCCACGCTGCGTGCACCGTGCATGTCACGCGCAGAGCGCAGACATAAACCTCCACTGGAAGATacaaatttttttaatcattatattttaactgtaGTTCAGTTAGTAGCTAATCTAAATACGATCAGAGGAGGCTAGTCGCTAGTTTGTCTTTTGCTATTCAGATAAAGAGAAAACACATTCAAATGCCGTTTCAAAACGCgagttgttattgtttttttttgttagtaaataataaaaacattttcttccatacatattaaatacagaATTTTTCgccatttagaaatatttactttaatgacatacgtatattatattaaagaattagTCAGAGaactagtaaagtaaagtaacagcctgtaaatttcccactgctgagataaggcctcctcttccattaaggagagggtttggaacatattccaccacgctgttccaatgcgggttagtggaatgcacatgtggcagaattttgatgaaattagacacatgcaggtttcctcacgatgttttccttcaccgccgagcacgagatgaattacaaacacaaattaaacacatatatatagcggtgcttgcctgggtttgaacccgcgatcatcggttaagatgcacgcgttctagccactgggccatctcagctcagagaGCTAAGGTTTCATGCAAGTGAAATAGATTCATATCACCAGTCGAATGTGAGTCCGTCAGCGGCGAGTAGCACTGGCGGGTTGTCGGCTCCACGCCACGTGCACTCCAGGAACAGCGGCGCCTCGCACGAGCCCGCCGCCACCGCCAGCACGCCGCGCATGCGCTGTGCCTCCAGCCAAGAACGTTCGTGCGCAGTCACGTGCACACCCAACGGACACAGTGTATCCAGCGCCGTCTACcacgataatttttttttttttttttatgttataggttggcggacgagcatatgggccacctgatggaaagtggtcaccatcacccatagacaatgacactgtatgATATATtagcttacatcgtcaatgggccaccaaccttgggaactaagatgttatgtcccttgtgcctgtagttacactggctcactcacccttcaaaccggaacacaacaatattgagtactgttatttggcggtagaataactgatgagtgggtggtacctacccagacgggcttgcacaaagccctaccaccaagtaaatttgatATCGGTTTGTTTTATGTCGAGTAACGGATGTTCTCTATCATAATAAGAACACTTTTGGAAAGGTATatgtggtggtagggctttgtgcaagcccgtctgggtaggtaccaccaactcatcagttattctaccgccaaacaacagtactcattattgttgtgttccggtctgaagggtgagtgagccagtgtaactacaggcacaagggacataacgtcttagttcccaaggttggtggcacgttgacgatggtgaccacttaccatcaggtggcccatatgctcgtccgccaacctatatcataaaaaaaaagaaaaaaaaaaggtgaTAACATTCACATTGGTTACCTGGGCGAAATCAACTGGTGTCATTTTATTAGGCGGCATGTCGGTCAGATATCTAGCCCAGTTTTGTGACTGCCCGTACACTACACCAGTGTCCCATTCCTCTTGGCCCTCGGAACCATGAAGAGACAATTGAACCTCTTGATGGCGATCAGTGCTAGATTTGAACTCGTCGAATCTATGAACCATTGAGATTATCTATGaagttaaattgaattatttttgagaCGATATTCAAACTTACTAAGTAAGTACTTTCTAGCTAGATGATATTCTCTCGAAATTTCAGAGcaaaatctataaaatcttaaagaaaataataaataaatcagtatTTCGATCAATGTAACTTTGTAAGGATATATTGTTATTAGTTTAGttagtataataatactaaatatatacctacatacaaaGTTACATTGATCAATAAACTTATTCATTTCTTacatatctttataaattatcatatcatatcagcATGAGCAAACGTACCGCCAGGCAGCCAGGTGCGCAGCCTCTGCGGCGGCGTCTGGCACGCCGGCCGCGCAAACCGACACGCGCGCACAGCCGCGCTCGCACAGCGCCCGCACGCCCGCACCCACCATCACCCTCACGTTCTCCTACAACGATGTGATGTATTAAGTTTCTCatgtaggtattatttttaaaaatgttagaaTTAATTCCGTATAAGTTTTTTGACCAAATgaggtcgagtagtgtgtagaccggttttcatgggtacaccactccgaggtccctggTTCGATTACCCACCGAGTCAGTTACAGTTCTCAgataaagttcattagttttctatattgtcttgggtctgggtgtttgtggtaccgtcgttacttgtgattttccataacataaatgTTTTAGCTACTTCCATTGGGacaagagtaatgtatgttacgTTGTCCAATAGTTACTTACTCATCTATAAGTGAATAACATACCTAAATATACTTAACAAAATCTCTCATATCTATAAAAgtccaaataaaataatttaatttggttCCTACATACGAAAATTACGGTAAAGTATTGTTTAGAGTGGAAATTACTTACATTAATTCAGAGTTTCTAACACATAATTTTCGCTTTTATTTAGATACTTAATGAAACTACGTATTTAAAGTGTCCATACCCGAGTTTCATCTAACTCTTCCAGTGTGTTGTATCCCGGGTTCTTTTTGCCCAGAGACGAAATGGCGACAGGACCGAACTCCGGAACCACATCTGTCACGACGAATGCCTTACCCAACTTTAGTTGACACGATAGtctgtaaaaattaattaagtttgtaCGATGAGAATGTGTCCCTTCAACACACAGTCGTCAAAGTCCTATAAGTACCATTTAATTCTtctaattaaaagaataaaaacttCTGTGGACTCGTTCGtgaatatatataggtatgttcttatattttaagtattgtgGATCTGCGTAGTAAGAGGCAGGCATATTTTCCTCTAAGAAATGGAATTCCTCCTTCCTCCAGTGATGTTTTATAAGGAgtgctaaaaatatttacgacaaATGGACAAGACGCgaggtttaaaataaactaaacaaaagAGAGCAACACCAACACTAAATGAAATCGTTATGGGTtcattaatatatgaaatattagcaATAACATATCAGCTTACTCGTTTAAATATCCACATATCTTGCCACCACTTCTCTGGTTGATTTCTTCAGCGACGGGTGTCAGCTCGAACTTATCTTTATCCTCGTACACCCCGATAACCAAACCGCTCTACAATTATTGTAAGAACATAGTACTCATGTCTCATGTTGCAATCATAGAATATTTTCACAATATTAACCATACTATCCGCAAATaggaaaataaaacaagaattaatttttttcgGCAACTTAACATAGATTAATtagcttatataaaataattcactgCTTCGTTAGTTTCGTGTCTAGATATAAGGCCGCAGATACAGAGGTCCTTTGTGCGAACCCAAGGTTGGACCGATCCAAATTTGAAAAGGTTTTCTAGCGAAAAAAATCCACTAGTATCCCCGAGTGTGGAACTTGGATCTAACGTTTCCCAAAAAGCACGTAGTCGTTGATCCTGCGCCTGAACTTTTGCAGTCGTGTCGTACTCGTATTTGCAGtaccatcggattatgagaaaGAGAATAGAGTGCACCTATGTCGGTGCACCACAGCCTGGTATTCTTTGAGATTAGATTTCATGGCCGAAATCGATCAAAACATCATGAAATGACGGTATGAGTGTTACTAGTTATATGcagacatttttttcttaaccaAATTTTAGTTCAATATATAAGAATGGAAATTTCAGATGGGGCAACAAGGTTAGCTTTACCTAACCAAGACGTGTCTTGAAACGTATTTTTAGTATATCGATTCAGTGAGATTATATATCTGAATACATTTAGCTTAGTAAtctttaaaacatcaatgttttaataattgaatgatCATTCCTACATATttatggtaataaataaaataatatagtagtaGATGAtggttaaaacatttttaagtatcctcttcattaaaaatatgacaagagataatttttttttttattttcattacctTGTTTCCTTCAGTGTTGGTGTCCTGTGCTTCATTCTTTGTTCTTTTTTCAGCTGTAGCTTTACATTCACTTGTAGAACCTACACTACTACAATACCTAAATAATCTACCAGAATTTACCCTCCACAAATTTATACtcgaaaataattttgtgtaacccattataaaaaaaaaaacaaacataataaattaaaattaaaccaacTAGATGTACcacattgtatttaaa
It contains:
- the LOC124543938 gene encoding cytosol aminopeptidase-like, with amino-acid sequence MFVFFFIMGYTKLFSSINLWRVNSGRLFRYCSSVGSTSECKATAEKRTKNEAQDTNTEGNKSGLVIGVYEDKDKFELTPVAEEINQRSGGKICGYLNELSCQLKLGKAFVVTDVVPEFGPVAISSLGKKNPGYNTLEELDETRENVRVMVGAGVRALCERGCARVSVCAAGVPDAAAEAAHLAAWRFDEFKSSTDRHQEVQLSLHGSEGQEEWDTGVVYGQSQNWARYLTDMPPNKMTPVDFAQTALDTLCPLGVHVTAHERSWLEAQRMRGVLAVAAGSCEAPLFLECTWRGADNPPVLLAADGLTFDCGGLCLRSARDMHGARSVAGAAVVLAVIRTLAILKVPIHVRAVIPLCEQLVSGHCLKPGDVLPALNGLHMQVEDTDLESQLLLADALVYGQAMYKPSLVIDVASLAPVGASCACACVFTNSEHVCRGARDAGARTGDRLWRLPLWDYYRRQVRDDPSVDLRNKGSGTATICKGAAFLKHFVCGEWLHVDTSGVRAGGAVYLRAGRAAGRPARTIAAFLTDAALADKTDTHTDSHADTPRNS